Genomic segment of Pogona vitticeps strain Pit_001003342236 chromosome 15, PviZW2.1, whole genome shotgun sequence:
AGGCTTCTTGGCCCCAAGGTGCAGCATCAGGGCAAATGGACCCCGGCCAGGACAGGTGGGCCTCTCCCAAGCATCCGAGGGGGGGGGAGCCCCTCGGGAAGTCACCGGCTGTGCCCAGCCGCTGGCCGGCTCCTGTCCCCCCTCCTCCACCCCACTCGCGGTCTCTCTCCACCACGTGTGTGATCTGGTGCCGGACCGGACCGGCCGAAGGGCCTCACCTCCACTTCCAGGATTTGGGCCCGTTTGTCTTTGGGCCCAGATTTGGTGCCTTTCCCACGAACTGGTTTCTGCTCGGTTGCAGGAGCGGCTGTGAGAGAACAAACGAGAGGCCTGTGGCAAGTGGCCGCCGGCCGTGGTGCTGAGGGCGCTTTGCAGGCAGGGCCCTCGGAGCCAGGAGAGGAGCGACTCCCAGGGAGAAGCGACGACGTGGTCTGGCCATCGCCGGGCTTGGGGATTTAGCTCCCATCTCTGACCCCAAGCGGGGGCCGCGGTTCTTAAAAGTCAGCCGTGGGGGATCGGAACGTCTTCCTCCTGCCGTCGGACGGGCACAGTGTCTGGACGGGCCTCTCCCAGTGGCTGGCTGGGGACTGGGACGGGCAAATTAACCTGAGCCTTGCCAAGCCGTCATAAACAAAAGGCCGCCGTGGAGGATCCCCACGTGCGCCTCCAGGACCTCCGCAGCTAAAAGGTGTTCGGAGCCGGACTCCTGGGGCTTCCGCCGCTCCCGAGGACAAAAGGTGGGAGCCGTGAACTGGATGCGTCTGATCCGAGGCGGGTGCCAGAAACCGGGAAGAGAGGAGAGGGGGGCACTGTCGGCGAAACCACCGGGTGGGTGTTCACCGTGGCACGTGGCCTCTCGGAGGCAAGGTAGGTGGTGGCCTTGTGGGCTGGAAAGAGGGGTCTCTTAGGCGGCCGGCGGCCCACCGAAGCTTTTAAGGCCCCGTAGGAGTTTGCTTCTTGCTACAAAACAGCGTGGGGGtggcggtggggtggggggactccAAAGCTTTCCAGAGCCCCACTGCCCCAGTTCCCTGAGGCAGCTCCTCCTGCTGGGCACAGACCTTTCTTGGCCTGCTTGGCCTCTTCCTTCTTGGCCTGGGCAGCGGCCGCCGCTTGGACCATCGCCCCTCCTCCGGTCAGcagccccttctccttctctttctccttctcttcctttttagcCGCCAGTTCCTGGACAGCAGGAAGGGAGgtttgggggaggagggagggagggaggggaggggaggggagggcggccACAAAAACGCTCCCCGCCCATACCTCtcctgcgaggtaggccaggGGCAGGCTCTGTGGCCAAGCAAGGgattgttccctccccccccgggATCCCTGAGTCCTGACCCAGCACTCCCACCCACAGGCTGCCCCCCctccagcctctctctctttctctctctcacacacacgcacacacagagagcagaAGCGCTCCCTCCTGCAACTGCCTCACCTTCTTCTTGTTCAAGCTCTTGGCGGCCTTTGCCGGCTGGAGTTTGTCGATGGCTGTGTTGCTGACGTGGCTGGAGGGACGCTCGCTTTTCACGTCCGCCTGTCTCTGcggctgtggggggtgggggtgggggtgggggccgaAAGAGGGAGCTCAGGATGGGGTGGAGAGGCCCAGGCGGGCTGCGCCCCCGCTTGGAACTCAACCGGAAGGCCGGTGGGGGAAGTGGGGGGGCATCTTGTACGGCTTGGAAGAGGGCTTCACGATCGCCTTGCGGGTTGCGGAGAACTCCCAGGGTGGCCCAGCAGGACCTCGGGGGGTGGGAAGGGCTGGGCGGCCCGAGGTTGAAGGGAAGGGGATTCTGGGGCCACAGGgcaccccctcttcccccccccgcatgctgGCCTGCTCCTGGCCCACAACAGCCTTACCAGGCGGACCCGCTCTTGAGCCTCCTTCTCCAGCAGCAGCCTCCGTCTCTCCACCACCTCTGCGTGCGTGAGGGCGAAGGGGCCCAGGACCTGtgaggagccggggggggggagcctcagTGGGGCATGGGAGGGGCGCGCCCCACGCCCACGAGACCCCCACCAGGGACAGGCCTCAGCCAGACTGACCTCGGCAAGCTTCAGGGCCCCCTCGTCTCCGATGCGGTTGGAAGCCAGCGACAAAGACAGCAGAGACCGGTTGAGGCGCAAaccctgtgcgggggggggggagatgagagaggtggggggaaaggccCAAGGGCTGCACCCTGGCAagaacccccccaccccagaagggGGCTCAGCCCCACTCGCCCCTCGCTTGAGCCTGCTGGAGGAGAAGCAGAAATCTTGGGCTCTGCACCCCCCCGTACCCCCCCCATTGAGGCAGCTCGGGGCTTCAGCCGAGGGCAAAGGGACTGGCCCCCCGGCTGCTCCCCCCAACTCTCACGTTGGCCAGGTGGGCAGCCCCCACGTCGGTGATGTGGTTGCAGCTGAGGCTGAGGGAGGCCAGGCCCTGGTGGGAGCTCTTGAGGGACGCCAGCGCCCGCCCGATCAGGCCGGCCGCCTCGTCGTCCATCTCGTTGTTCCGCAGGAAGAGGTGGGCCAGGCTGGGGGGGGCAAAGCAAGTGGGGGGTTGGCCGGGGGGGGCAGTTCGtcttggggggagggagaagggctCGGGCTCAGCCCCCTGGCGGAGGAGCGCAGGCACGAGGGCCCTTTGGCCCCACCGCCCCTGGGCCGATCGGGCTGTGCTTGGGCTGGAGGGAGCCCCCCTCCCAGGCggaagcccccccccactttccttgCGGCCCccgtctccccacccccacccccacccccagcctgccCTCGGCCTTTTCTCACGGGCTGTCCTCAGAGATCAGCTTGTAGAAGGAGCGCTCGGGCAGCGGGTTGCCCTCCAAGGCCAGCAtcctgcagaggaggaggaggaaggacgaggaggaagaagaaggaggagcccccccccgacccctccccgaagccagccagccacaagGGGTCCGGGAGGCCCAAACGGGAGGCGGGCTCTCTCTCGGCGGGCAAGAGGGGCTGCGCAagtgtttccctttcctttctgagATTAATAAACGCGCCACAGGGAAAGCCACGAAAGCCACCGCTCGGGGCTCCTTGGAGGAAGGCTCGGTGGCCGGAAAGGGCTGCTGGTGGACCTGGGCATGGTCgcctggctcccagcagcaggacccgcgggggggggggactcccggAGCCCCTGCCCCATGCCCCCTGCCCCTCCGCCCCGGGGGAAGAGCGCCCCAGACCCACTCCCACTCCCCCCACCTTACTTGAGGCTGGCGCAGCTGGGCAAGATGGTCaggagggaggcaaaggtgagGTCCGTCAGGCCCACCTTCCAGAGGCTGAAAGAAGGCGAGGGGGGTGGGATGGTGAGGCACCCCCCCCCGAAGGGCCCGACTGCTCAAGGCCACCCGTGCCAGGCCGAGGGGGTGGAGCTGCCCGCCTGAAGGCAGGCCCCCCCGCTCTGAGAAACCTAGCCCACTGGGGAGCAGTCAGGTCCCCATCCCCagtctgtcccccccccacctgcccaaccccccccccccccgccggctcACTCACTGAATGGCCTGGAGGTGGCCGAGGGCCGGCAGGCACTTGGCCAAGACGGAGAGCATCTTCTCTTCCACCTTCCagcctgagggagggagggagggaaaggagccGGTGGGCCTCGGCTGGGCCTCCCCTCCCGCCCCCCACCCCGCTCGCCAAGGAAGCCCCAGCGGGTGGGAAGGGGGGGCCGGCACAACCCTCACCCCGAAGGAAGACCTCCCGGGCACTCTTGGGGTCCTCGTGCTCCTGCTCCACCTGGATGGTCGGGCGGAAGTAGGCGTACTTGCACTGGATCTGGGCCAGGATGCTCTGCTCGGCCTGCGGGTCGGTCTCCtctgggaggggggagaaggaggcaggcaggcagggggaggctccccAGGAAGCAGGCCAGGAGGAACGTGGCCGCCCACCCGCCTCTGACCCCCCCCCAGCCGCCTCGCGCCACAAACAGAGGTGCCCCAggatctccctcccccccccgatcccaacccagccagcctgggaGCCGAGGCCGAAAAGCACCGGCCAGAGGCCGCCTCTGCGTCCCACGGGCCGCCCCCTCGCGCTGGCTGGGGCTGCTCACCGGGGACGGCGACAGGGTGGCCGTGGGGCCGGAGGACCACCTTGGGGATCTCCTGGAACCCTGCGCGGGTGCACAGCTCCGTGAAGTCCTGCTCCAGGATGCCCACGCACTGGTACTCCtctgggaggagagaggaggaggaggaggagggcaggcgGAACTCCCTGCCCCAGGTTTCTCTCTGCCCCCATGGGCTCCCccgagggaggggggagcagtGGCGGGAGTGGGAGGGTCCGTCCTTCCGTCCTACCTTCCCCGTGCTCGGCCTTCCGGGCGGCGTTGCGGGCCTCCTCCTCCAGGGCGGCCGCCTTGTCCCTGGCACCTCGCTCCCCCTTCTTCCCCATGGCGTCCGGCCCCCCAGCACCCCTGCAATGCCAAAGCCCCCCCCTCCCGTGAGCACAGGGATGTAGCGCAGGGGGACCCAAAGGGGGGGACTGGGGCAGGAGGGGGGCACTTGGGGAAGAAGGCAGTGGGGGGGCCACCCCTCTGGACCTTGgcggactacatctcccagcatcCCTTGCCTTCAAGACCCCGGGGGGGGGTTGTCATTCCAAAGAGCCCCAAGCCTGGCAAAGGccatgagggggggggaatggggggtCTCTCTCTCGGGTTCCTGGCCCTTCCCTTCTGGCCGTGGGGGTCCCACCATCTCTTCCCCCCAACCCCAAAACAGGCACCCTAAAGCTCCCCCCAACCGAAAGGCGCATGCGTGTGCACAGAGAGCAGGCTGGAGGCCCAGGAGGAGtgttgggagtgggggggggaagggaagggaagcttgggggggcagggaaaTGTTGGGGACGGGCAGCAAGTGAAACCCCCCCACtactccccccaccaccaccactggcctCTCTCTGCCATGCAAGAGATTGGggacccccctccttccttcGATGGGAGCTTGTGTGAGATCGTGGGGGGAGAGGAGAGTCCCGGGGGGGGGCGACTGGCGGGGAAGGGGGGCCCTCTTGTGGGGGAGCGCCTATCAGGAAAAGGGGGGGTTCCGGAGGCAACTCGGAGGGAGCTGAGgcgacccccccaccccaccccacgaaGCCCACCTTCAAGCCTCCGCAAGGGTTTTAGGGGCCTCCCCCGCCCCAAATAGAAAGGCTTCCCCAAGCGCCAGGCTTCGCCCGACCGTGCAGGCCTCGTTGCCTCGGCAACCACGGACGCGCGGCCGTCAGaaggggcggggcggggccgAGGGAGCGACTGTCGCGGCTGCAGGGAGCGCGCCGGCCACGGGAGGGCGACCGAGACCCCTCCAGGCGCTGCCCCCGAAAGGAGGAACGGCTCAGGAACGAGACCTGCGTAGTTCCCGGGGTTTCGTTACCGCTGGCGCCCTACTTCCttcccctgtccccccccccacacacacacacacgaaaaaaATCTGGGCCTCCGGAGGGGGGCAGCTTTCTTAGTGGACTTTGGGGGCTCCCCCCTCCGTCCGCGGCGGCCGAGAAAGCCGGCCAAGATCCGAGCCAACGGCGCCCGCCTTCAGGGGCCACAGGGCTCCTCGTGGCGCATCGTGCGGAAAACCCCAGGGACGCAATGCAGGAAGAGGGGAAAGCCCCCTTAAAAGCCGCCCaaattccctccccccttcctgcgACCGCAGCGCGGGCTCGGCTCGGATCCGGTGACAGGGAGTTCCGCAGGCTGGGAGCCCCCTCCTCCCGCTCTCATCTCCTGCCCATGGTCCCAACTGGGCCAACGGGATGGGCTATGTAGTGGTAGGGCTCAATAACCCCCTCTAGAAGAACCCGGGTTCCCCTGGTGGAGGGTGAGGCACCTCCACCCCCTCTCTCCCGTGCGGCCAGGCTGTGGCAGGGGCAGATGGGGCTTGGAGTCCTTGCCTTCGGGACCACTGCCCGGGGGCTCCCTCCGCCCCGGAGCCTTTTTAGGTTTTGCCTcagagggaaagggttagggttacccCAAAGCGAGAGACTCTTCTGGGAACAGTCACGgcgggggactacaactcccaccatcccccgCCAGCAGGGACCCTCGTGGAATTCCCATCAACGGCTTCCCGTTTGCGTCTCCCCTTTGAACGACTTTTGTCGTCCTCCTCCGGTGCACCCCCTGAGAGGTGGCgagtgatgggatttgtagttcaaatcACCGGCCGGGGGGGAGGCGGAGGGTCTCCTGGGAATCCTCCTCCGGGGACTTTGGCCGACAGCCTGGGACGACGAGGCCCGCAACTTCCCCCTTGCTGCCGGGGAGGATGGGCCTTGTAGTGCTCCGAGATTCCGTGGtcgagggcggggggggggcgaggaggaggagcgaAAGACTACAAcctttggactccagctcccaggaTTCCGCGGGCGGCGGCGGAGGCcttctgggagccgtagtccagGAGTCCTCCTCGGGCGGCGGAGGCCCCGACTGGTCCCGGGCTCGGCGAAGGGAGCGCACCGGACGGGGACCCGGACGGGGACTCGGACGGCGAAGGCTGCGGTGGCGGCCGGTTTGCGGGCTTCCTCGCCGGCCCCGAGATGGCGGCCCCCGGCCCCCAGCCCCAGCAGGAAGCGGGTCAGGACCCCGAGCTGGAGGAGCTCCTCGAGAGTAAGGAGAAGaaggacgacgacgacgaggccAGGCGgtcgggggggggcagccttaaCCCAGCCGTCCCCCCTTTGAGCtcgctgggcggggggggggaggaggaaggcttTGGGGCGAGGGGGGGATCGATCCCCCAGGACacaacccggggggggggtctcctgccagccagccagccagccagccagggccCCTCCGGGCCCGACCCCCGAGGCCTGCCCGGAGTCCCTTGggggttgagggggggggggctctctcttccttctctggtTCTCCCTCCGAGGAGCGGGAGCTGGGACGCGGAGGGAGGCCTTCGACCCCGTAGCCTCCTCGCGAGGTGGGGCAGGCTGGCCAAAGACtgtctcccgggggggggggttgtgctcTTTGCCGAGGCGCGATTTGAACCCTGGATCCAGGACCGCCTGGCCCGgcgcttgcgggggggggggcgacacgAAGCAGGGCAGCCCGTGCCCTGtgtaaatttgggggggggggggtttggggagAGGGCGGTTGCTGGGAAAAAGAACATTAACGCTGTTTGTTTGTGGGACAGTGCAGGGGGGGGCGAGCCTACTTTCAGatcaaaaaggggggggaggaaaaggccaAACCCCTTCCAAGGGCCTCTCCACCCCTACCCGGGAACAGCAGGGGTtcagggaatgggggggggggtttagggTCAGGTTGCatgcctctccccctccccagggtTTCCCAAGAGGTGGCCGGGAGGGGGGCAGGGATGTGGGGTGAGCCTTTGGGGTTCCGAGGAGGCCCCCGGGGACAACACCCCACAaggctcttccttccccccccccaggcgccCTGGATGACTTCGAGAAGACCAAGCCGGCCCCCCCACTGGACCCCTCCTCGGCCACCACTGCCGGTGGGGAGAGCAGGCAAGCAGAGAGACCCCCCGGGGACGCAGCCAAAGTAAGAGAGACCGAGCCGAGCGCCCCGCTtgcagtgcgggggggggggggaaggtgggctGTGGGCCGGTTCCAcaaacggggtgggggtgggggtgggggtggggagcacgGTTCACAGAGGCGCTTGGCTAAATAATTGTGCTCAATGGGCAGTGGAGCCGAGCCTTCCCCTGGGAGAGCCCCCTCCGAGAGGCTGGAGGCCAGCTGGCACGGGAGCGCGTCGGCCTTTGGGTCCCACAGAATTCCTCGGCGGGCACCCAAGGGAACCGGCCCGGCCCGACCCCGCTTCTGAAAGTCTCGGGAGGGCCGAGCCCACTTCGGATTGGGCAGGGCTGGGTTTGGGGGCACGTCccgcctgcccccctccctccccagcctgCCAGGGTTTGGGGGCACCCAGCGGAGGGGGGCAAAGCACCGATCGGTCCTTTGAGGGGATGGGGGCCCATCCGCGCCCTGTTCATGCAGCCTgtcccccttctcccctcctccccccctttccccccccccccggcaggacGCCGCCCTCTTCGCCTCGCAGGAGAAGTTCTTCCAGGACCTCTTTGACAGCGAGCTGGCCTCGCAGGCCACGGCCGAGTTCGAGAAGGCCATGAAGGAGCTGGCCCAGGAGGAGCCCCACCTGGTCGAGCAGTTCCAGAAGCTCTCGGAGGCGGCCGGCCGAGTCGGTGAGGAGCACCCCCCCCGGCTCGGCAAGAGGAGGGGCGCCTCTTCGTGGCCCCCGTGAAAGCAAAACGGGGCGGTCCCCAACATTGCCCGGGGGCCCCCCAGACTCCTCTCAGAGTTGCTGTAATGTCTGGAAAAAGTCACACCAGGTTTCGTGCTCTTGTGTCGTGCGCTCAGGAGTCCAGTGTTGCCCCCGCACGTCCTCACGTTGGCCGAGGGCTTGGAACACCTTCCCCTCGGAGCGTCTCGGCCGCCCCACGGCACCGGAGCCCGGCCTCTCCCTCGGGAGGAGGATTCCCGGCGCCTTAGGAAGAATCCGTCaaagccgcgggggggggggctcctggggGCCGCCTTGTCACCCGTCGTCTTCTCCCTTTGCAGGAAGCGACCCTTCGTCCCAGCAGGAGTTCACGTCCTGCCTGAAAGAGACCCTCAGCGGTTTGGCGAAGAACGCCAACGACTTGCAGGTaacgtgcacgcgcacacacacgcacacccatgAGATGACGGCCAGtgtcgggggggggcagagggcagctccaggggtggggggggggttgtgtcccTTCCCTTTCCAGCAGCCGACACAGGCAAGCTCTGCTCGGGGGGGGGTGAGCGGAGGGGGGGCAACACAGTTCCTCCAGGAGTCGAGTCTCTTCCGTAGATAAAGAACCGGGGACGGGCTTCCTCCTTGGAGGCCCGGCCCCTTTGGGGGCGCAGCTGCGGTTGCGAGCGTGTGGAGCGGAGGGGCTTGTGGCCCGGCGGGGGCCTGACAGTCGGGCGCCTGCTCTCTTCGCACTTGCAGAACTCCGGGGCGTGCGAGGAAGAGCTGGCCAAGACGATCGAGGGCCTGGGCCTGGAAGACGGGGAGGGCGAAGGGACCCTGCTGCCCCTCATGCAGAGCATCATGCAGAACCTCCTCTCCAAGGACGTCCTCTACCCGTCCCTCAAGGAGATCACCGAGAAAGTAAGgaccctggggaggggggggggagggcgggcagcggggaaagagagagagcccccccccacccGGGTGGCGTGCACGTGCGCTCAGCCCTGCTGATGTTCCTTCTCTCTGGCTCGGCTCCTGCTCCTATTCtgaccgcctcctcctcctcagctcaCTCGTTTGGTCCTTTCACTCGCCTGGAGAGGCCCCGGCCGGGCCTGGCCTGCCTTGGCCACAGCGTCCGTTATTCACCAGGCCCGAGTAGCTTTAAACCGGGATGTTTCTATTTTGCCCAGGAATGTTTTCCTCAATGTTTCATGTTTAAGAGATTTAAACTCTGCTTAGCAACTGAGCGTTCACACTTTTGCACTACGGCACACATGTGCAGGCTCTCAGTAGGACAGGCAGAGGCTCCTGTCTCCTCTTCCTTCACCCCGGGGACCATTGCTCAGGAGTGACCACCTCTCCcggccgtctctctctctctctctctccctctctctctctgttctctctcAACTTGCTCTGCAGCCGGGTTCCTCCAGCCGTTTGCTCGTTGTGGTGGAGACCGTCTTTCTGTAGGCCTGGAGGCGGGGGAGGTACAGAAAATGGCAAACCAAATGACCGGGGAGGAGTAGGGcatcctcccttcccctcccccccggctGCAAAAGAGGCCCTGGCCCTCACCATCCTCTTTCtgcgccttcctcctcctcctgcccccccccctcagtacCCAGAATGGCTCCGTAGCCACCGGGACTCCTTGCCGAAGGAGCAGTTCGAGAAGTACCAGGAGCAGCACAGCATCATGGGCCAAATCTGCCAGCAGTTTGAAGCCGAGCAGCCCACCGATGGCGAGGGCGAGCAGAAGGCGCGCTTCGAAGCCATCCTGGACCTCATGCAgcaggtggggtgtgtgtgtgtgtctgtgcgtgtcCAGAGTTGGCATTGTGATTGGCAGTCCAGAAATGGAACTCCGTGAGCTGAACAGAAAGGGGGCCGGAGAGGCAGGGGATGGGACTAACGTCGCTCCTCTCGgtttagcttcaggatctgggcCACCCTCCCAAGGAACTGGCAGGCGAATCGGTGAGTGTGCGGCAgccctttcctccccctcccccccatggcCCTGCTTCTGTCTTCCCCTCCCAGAACACATGTTGGCTCTTCCTGGTACACAGGAAGAAGCAGCTAGCAGTGATCAGGGCCCTCCAGTCCCAAAACGGGCCGTATCCTTCCCTACCTCTGAGATGCCTATCAGAGCCCGGCTGTAGGAGGAAAGGGTGTAggccagccgggggggggggggagagggaggagcagCAGCCTCTGTGCACCTGTGGGACGTCCCCATGACCTCTGGGTGGCCCTTGGCTAGACCAGTCAGATCTGTTCCCTGGGTGGATGTTTTGGGGACAAAGTGGCCTGTTTGTGACTCGCAGCCTGTGAGGCCTTCTGTGCCCTTGCAGGAGGCAGAGAGGatccaggcggggggggggggtcctttccAGAGGAAatgggaggggcggggggggtggCTGGCCCTCTGGTGCTTATCCCCTTGGGACCCAGGGGCTTGGCAAGAGGGTGTTCCTGGCAGGCAAGGGACAGAAGTGGAGAATCCCAGGGCAGGAGGGCTCTTTTCCTGCCTGCAAGCTAATAcagccctccctctctcccccacctGCAGCCGCCGGGCCTGAACTTCGACCTTGAGGGACTGAACCTGCCCGAGGCTGCCAGCGCTGGAGGAGATCAGTGCCGGATCATGtgatcccacccccacccccccagctcCTGCCTGCAAGAGGACTGTGGTGGCACATGGGTCCCTGGAAGGGATGTGGTTGggagacttttctttctttctctctctctctttctctctttccttctctctctctttctctctttccagctTTCTGAGATCACCAGGTGCCTGAAGAGGACCGGGTGGACTCTGCCGAGAATGGTTTTATACGGTTGAGGGACATCTCTGAACCAGCAGGAGGCCTGGAGGGTGGTGGCAAAGAGTCCTTGGCTCTCCAGCCACACGACTCTGCTCCTGTCTTCCCTGAGCATCTcccagtgctgggggggggggccctgAGAGAATTGGggtcctccccaccaccaccagcacaggCCTccgctggggtgtgtgtgtgtgtgtgtgtggtaggaAGAGGTTGGTGCTGCCCAGACTGCTGTGGGCAGAGGGAGGAGAGCGAGGGGCCTGCAAAGGAGCCCCGGCCCACACGGGGTGATGCTGGGCCTCTAGCTTTGCTCGCCGTCGGCCTCTTGGAAAAAGCGCTGCCGCCCCTCTGAGCTCTGTGAGAACGTGCACCTCCTTCTTCCAAGAGCTGCAGCATCTCTGGCCCAGCTGGAGACTCCAGCGCAGGAAGCACCTTCCTTAGGACGAGGCGCTTCCCCAAGCTGGCCTTGAACCCTTTGTCCAGATCAAAACGAAGCAAAAACCAGAGAGGGGGGGGTTGAGCAGCCTCTCCTCCTGGCCATTCACTGGCGGAGGTGCCGGGCGGGGGGCTCAGCTGCTGCTTGGCAGGCATCCTCTGTGGGTCCAAGGGGCCTTGCCCCCTAGCCCTCCCCGTGGCcactctgctcagtgcagaagCCGGgcagggcggggcggggggggtgcTCTTTTCTGCCTCTGCTCTAAAACGAACGGTCCACCTTTGCCTCCTTCCGAACACCCTCTCTTGCCTCTGAAGGATGCTTGGAGGGAGcggcttgcggggggggggggggggggaagggactgcTTCTCCTTTGGCAGAGTGGCCTGCCTTGAAAAGCAGCCTCCCCAGTGGGAGAACAAAGGATGTCCTGCCTTCTTCCTGCTGGGGTCCCAGTCTGGAGGTGGGAAGAAACCGGAGTGCAGCAGGACGGGTGTCTGCCCTTTTGCCTGCCTGATTTCTCACGTGCTGTGAGTGTGCGGAAgctaatggtaaaaaaaaataaaagtagatgTTGATCTTTCCTTTGACTGTttgtttcctgccttttctttgaaTGGAACGGCGGGACCTCAGAGCGGGTGGGGACGGGTCTTTCTGCCCAGGCGGCAGTTTTGAGCTTCTGTTTCCTGCAACAGCTTTTCCGATGCTCCTTAGGTTGTACTAATTCCCTCATTAAGCTGCGGGACTCACTGCCACAAGGTGGGCAGcttgaaagaagagagagagaaatttatgGAGGATGGTGGGGGAACCATCAACGACGGCTGCTTCCCACGGTGGTCGTCCATCacgtccgggggggggg
This window contains:
- the LRRC71 gene encoding leucine-rich repeat-containing protein 71 isoform X3, which translates into the protein MGKKGERGARDKAAALEEEARNAARKAEHGEEEYQCVGILEQDFTELCTRAGFQEIPKVVLRPHGHPVAVPEETDPQAEQSILAQIQCKYAYFRPTIQVEQEHEDPKSAREVFLRGWKVEEKMLSVLAKCLPALGHLQAIHLWKVGLTDLTFASLLTILPSCASLKMLALEGNPLPERSFYKLISEDSPLAHLFLRNNEMDDEAAGLIGRALASLKSSHQGLASLSLSCNHITDVGAAHLANGLRLNRSLLSLSLASNRIGDEGALKLAEVLGPFALTHAEVVERRRLLLEKEAQERVRLPQRQADVKSERPSSHVSNTAIDKLQPAKAAKSLNKKKELAAKKEEKEKEKEKGLLTGGGAMVQAAAAAQAKKEEAKQAKKAAPATEQKPVRGKGTKSGPKDKRAQILEVEQVSEPTEAVNPLLEQAEHRDGKVFLPGNHVLLYLNLMRNQITEEGLKAFLAVVEQQSSRGAHGGGKGPTGLLHLSLGKNHYPADSKTFARIQELMATRDPLPKAGARVAAEEDLAASGT
- the PEX19 gene encoding peroxisomal biogenesis factor 19, which encodes MAAPGPQPQQEAGQDPELEELLESALDDFEKTKPAPPLDPSSATTAGGESRQAERPPGDAAKDAALFASQEKFFQDLFDSELASQATAEFEKAMKELAQEEPHLVEQFQKLSEAAGRVGSDPSSQQEFTSCLKETLSGLAKNANDLQNSGACEEELAKTIEGLGLEDGEGEGTLLPLMQSIMQNLLSKDVLYPSLKEITEKYPEWLRSHRDSLPKEQFEKYQEQHSIMGQICQQFEAEQPTDGEGEQKARFEAILDLMQQLQDLGHPPKELAGESPPGLNFDLEGLNLPEAASAGGDQCRIM
- the LRRC71 gene encoding leucine-rich repeat-containing protein 71 isoform X4, yielding MGKKGERGARDKAAALEEEARNAARKAEHGEEEYQCVGILEQDFTELCTRAGFQEIPKVVLRPHGHPVAVPEETDPQAEQSILAQIQCKYAYFRPTIQVEQEHEDPKSAREVFLRGWKVEEKMLSVLAKCLPALGHLQAIHLWKVGLTDLTFASLLTILPSCASLKMLALEGNPLPERSFYKLISEDSPLAHLFLRNNEMDDEAAGLIGRALASLKSSHQGLASLSLSCNHITDVGAAHLANGLRLNRSLLSLSLASNRIGDEGALKLAEVLGPFALTHAEVVERRRLLLEKEAQERVRLPQRQADVKSERPSSHVSNTAIDKLQPAKAAKSLNKKKELAAKKEEKEKEKEKGLLTGGGAMVQAAAAAQAKKEEAKQAKKAAPATEQKPVRGKGTKSGPKDKRAQILEVEVSEPTEAVNPLLEQAEHRDGKVFLPGNHVLLYLNLMRNQITEEGLKAFLAVVEQQSSRGAHGGGKGPTGLLHLSLGKNHYPADSKTFARIQELMATRDPLPKAGARVAAEEDLAASGT
- the LRRC71 gene encoding leucine-rich repeat-containing protein 71 isoform X2 — protein: MGKKGERGARDKAAALEEEARNAARKAEHGEGRTEGRTLPLPPLLPPPSGEPMGAERNLGQGVPPALLLLLLSPPRGVPVRGHPGAGLHGAVHPRRVPGDPQGGPPAPRPPCRRPRGDRPAGRAEHPGPDPVQVRLLPPDHPGGAGARGPQECPGGLPSGLWKVGLTDLTFASLLTILPSCASLKMLALEGNPLPERSFYKLISEDSPLAHLFLRNNEMDDEAAGLIGRALASLKSSHQGLASLSLSCNHITDVGAAHLANGLRLNRSLLSLSLASNRIGDEGALKLAEVLGPFALTHAEVVERRRLLLEKEAQERVRLPQRQADVKSERPSSHVSNTAIDKLQPAKAAKSLNKKKELAAKKEEKEKEKEKGLLTGGGAMVQAAAAAQAKKEEAKQAKKAAPATEQKPVRGKGTKSGPKDKRAQILEVEVSEPTEAVNPLLEQAEHRDGKVFLPGNHVLLYLNLMRNQITEEGLKAFLAVVEQQSSRGAHGGGKGPTGLLHLSLGKNHYPADSKTFARIQELMATRDPLPKAGARVAAEEDLAASGT
- the LRRC71 gene encoding leucine-rich repeat-containing protein 71 isoform X1 — encoded protein: MGKKGERGARDKAAALEEEARNAARKAEHGEGRTEGRTLPLPPLLPPPSGEPMGAERNLGQGVPPALLLLLLSPPRGVPVRGHPGAGLHGAVHPRRVPGDPQGGPPAPRPPCRRPRGDRPAGRAEHPGPDPVQVRLLPPDHPGGAGARGPQECPGGLPSGLWKVGLTDLTFASLLTILPSCASLKMLALEGNPLPERSFYKLISEDSPLAHLFLRNNEMDDEAAGLIGRALASLKSSHQGLASLSLSCNHITDVGAAHLANGLRLNRSLLSLSLASNRIGDEGALKLAEVLGPFALTHAEVVERRRLLLEKEAQERVRLPQRQADVKSERPSSHVSNTAIDKLQPAKAAKSLNKKKELAAKKEEKEKEKEKGLLTGGGAMVQAAAAAQAKKEEAKQAKKAAPATEQKPVRGKGTKSGPKDKRAQILEVEQVSEPTEAVNPLLEQAEHRDGKVFLPGNHVLLYLNLMRNQITEEGLKAFLAVVEQQSSRGAHGGGKGPTGLLHLSLGKNHYPADSKTFARIQELMATRDPLPKAGARVAAEEDLAASGT